The following DNA comes from Curtobacterium sp. 9128.
TTCGAGATCTCGATGGGGCAGGCGGCGTCGGCCCTGATCGTCGAGAACGGCGTCGTGGCCGGCGTGCACCTGCACCCGTACCGCGGTGACGGCGAGCACGAGGAGCTCCGCGCCGACGTCGTGGTCGCGTGCGACGGACGCGACTCCGTCCTCCGCGCTGCCGCCGGCCTCCGCCCGAAGCAGTTCCCCGTGCCGTTCGACACCTGGTGGTTCCGGCTGCCGAAGGAGCCGAGCGACGCGGAGACCGCACTCGTCCCCGCGTTCGACGGCACCGACGTGCTGCTCAGCTTCCCGCGGCGCGACTACCACCAGGTCGCGTACTTCGCGCCGAAGGGGTCGGACGCCGCGCTCCGGGCCCGCGGCGTCGAGGACTTCCGTGCCAGGGTCGCCCGACTCCGGCCGTCGTTCGCCGACCGGGTGTCCGCGATCGGGTCGATGGACGACGTGCACGTGCTCGACGTGCGGATGGACCGCCTGCGCCGGTGGTGGCGACCGGGGTTCCTGTGCATCGGCGACGCCGCGCACGCGATGTCGCCGGCCGGCGGCGTCGGGATCAACCTCGCGGTCCAGGACGCCGTCGCGACGGCCGCGATCCTGGCGCCGGCGATCGTCGGGGGCGTCCGCGGACGGGCGCTGAACCGGACCCTCGCCGCGGTCGAACGCCGTCGGACCCCGCCGGCGGTGCTGGTGCAGGGCGCGCAACGCGCACTGCACCGCATCGTGTTCGAGCGCGCGTTCGCGGGGAAGCTGCAGGACGGACCGCCGCTGCTGCCGGTCCTGCTGGCGAAGTACGTGCCGCCGGCCAGCGGGGTCTACGCACGCGGGATCGCGTTCGGGCCGCTCCCCGAGCACGCCCCGGCGTGGGCTCGACGAGGCTCCTGAGTCCGGCGATCGGGCATCGGCGCATGCTGGGCGGATGAAGCAGCGAACCATCGGGGACACCAACGTCAGCGCGATCGGACTCGGCGGCATGCCGATGTCCATCGAGGGACGACCGGACGAGCGCCAGGCGATCGCGACGATCCACGCGGCACTCGAGGCCGGCGTGACGCTCATCGACACCGCGGACGCCTACCACCTGGCCGCACACGACGAGGTCGGGCACAACGAGGAGCTCATCGGCCGGGCGGTGCGGGAGTACCACGGCGACGCGTCCCAGGTGCTCATCGCGACGAAGGGCGGGCACCTCCGACCGGAGCCGGGCGCGTGGGCGCAGAACGGTCACCCGGAGTACCTCAAGGAGGCGGCCAAGGCCTCCGCGAAGCGCCTCGGCGTCGAGACGATCGACCTCTACCAGTTCCACCGCCCGGACCCGGCGGTCCCCTACGCGGACTCGATCGGAGCACTCGCCGAGCTCCTCGACGAGGGCGTGATCCGGATGGCCGGCATCTCGAACGCCGACGTCGACCAGATCCGTCTCGCGAACGAGGTCCTCGACGGACGGCTCGTGTCCGTGCAGAACCAGTTCTCGCCGGCGTTCCGGTCGAGCGAGGCCGAGCTCCAGCTCTGCGACGAGATGAGCATCGCGTTCCTGCCGTGGAGCCCGCTCGGCGGCATCGCGGGAGCGGCTGACCTCGGGTCGACCTACGCGGACTTCGCGACCGTCGGGCGGGACCGCGGCGTCACACCGCAGGTGATCGCTCTGGCGTGGGAGCTCGCGAAGAGCGACGTCGTCATCCCGATCCCGGGCGCGTCACGGCCGCAGTCGATCCTCAACTCGGTGACCGCGGCGACCGTGAAGCTCCGACCGGAGGACATCGCACGACTCGACGCCGCGCAGGCGGCTGCGGCCTGAGCGTCAGCCGCAGACCTCGCTCATCTTCTGCGTCGACTTCTGGACGTCGGTGATCGAGTCCTGCAGCTTCGTCGAGTCCACCGACTGCGGGTCCTTCGAGTAGGCCTCGAGCTGCGACACGAGGTTCGAGAACGACTGCTCGAACCCGGAGGCCGTCTCGTGGACGTCCTCGTTCGTCACCTTGTCGGTGGCCGCCTTGAGCTTGCCGTCGAACTCCTTGAGCTTCGCGACCGCCGTGGTCGGGTCGCTCTGGATCTTCGTCATCTGCGACTGCAGCTCGCTGGAGACCGACTTCATGTCGCTCTCCAGCGTCTTGCAGGCCTGCGCCTTGGTCTGTGCCTTCGGCGTCGGCGTCGATCCGCCGCCGGCCCCGCCGGACGCGCATCCAGCGAGCAGGACGACG
Coding sequences within:
- a CDS encoding FAD-dependent oxidoreductase, which codes for MVTVSRTTVAIVGGGPAGVVLGLLLARAGIRVRVVEKHDDFNRDFRGDTVHASTIRLLDELGLGDRFRAIPQSRLDDFSLPMPDGSRLLLGDFSRLDPPYDHVAMVPQWDLLDMLVSAARQEPSFEISMGQAASALIVENGVVAGVHLHPYRGDGEHEELRADVVVACDGRDSVLRAAAGLRPKQFPVPFDTWWFRLPKEPSDAETALVPAFDGTDVLLSFPRRDYHQVAYFAPKGSDAALRARGVEDFRARVARLRPSFADRVSAIGSMDDVHVLDVRMDRLRRWWRPGFLCIGDAAHAMSPAGGVGINLAVQDAVATAAILAPAIVGGVRGRALNRTLAAVERRRTPPAVLVQGAQRALHRIVFERAFAGKLQDGPPLLPVLLAKYVPPASGVYARGIAFGPLPEHAPAWARRGS
- a CDS encoding aldo/keto reductase, translated to MKQRTIGDTNVSAIGLGGMPMSIEGRPDERQAIATIHAALEAGVTLIDTADAYHLAAHDEVGHNEELIGRAVREYHGDASQVLIATKGGHLRPEPGAWAQNGHPEYLKEAAKASAKRLGVETIDLYQFHRPDPAVPYADSIGALAELLDEGVIRMAGISNADVDQIRLANEVLDGRLVSVQNQFSPAFRSSEAELQLCDEMSIAFLPWSPLGGIAGAADLGSTYADFATVGRDRGVTPQVIALAWELAKSDVVIPIPGASRPQSILNSVTAATVKLRPEDIARLDAAQAAAA